The genomic region GGTGGCGGGTCTGCTGGTCGCAATCCCATCCATGTTCGGCTACAACTGGCTGGTACACACGCTGCGTGTCATCACGGTCGAGCTGGATAATTTTGCCCAGGAGCTGGTTTCCCGGATGGAGATCGAATACCTCAAGGACGAGGACGATATTTTCAGGGCGAAAGACTCGTGAAAGACTGAGAATCCATGCGACGCTTTTCCCAACGCAATTCGCTGGTGACGTTGAGCGACATCAACATCACGCCGCTGCTCGACCTGGCGTTCGTGTTGCTGATCATCTTCGTCATCACCACGCCCTTGCTGGAGCAAAGCCTCGAACTCAAGCTCCCCAAGGGCGGCAGGCCGGACCGGCCCGTGAACGAGAGAGACTTTCACACCATCGAAGTCGGCCCGCGGGGAATCTATGTGTTTGACGGAAGACAAATGGCGCTCGCGCAGGTGGAGAGGGCGTTGGTCGCCGACGCCCGGTCGAATCCGAACCTGGTACTGCGGATCCGCGCGGACAGGGCGACACCGTTCGATCTTGTCTTTCAAGTGACGGACATGTGCGCCAACAACGGTATCAAGGTTTCGTTCCGTTCGGAGGCCCGGGACAACAGGCGATGAACCGGCTGCAAAAAAAATGCTTGATGGGATCGGTGGCCCTGCACGCGCTGCTCTGCGTGATTTTGATTGTCGGGCCGGCGTTCCTGTCCTCGAAGCAAAAGGAATTCAATCTCCCGATTCTTGAAGTCGTTCCTGACAAACTGACGGACGCGTCGACTTATGGAGGCGGGAATCCGAACGCAAAGCCGCCGCCGGCTTCACAAATCCAACCCGCTCCATTGCCAGCGCCGAAACCCCCGGAGCCGGAGGTGAAACAGCCCAAATCCGAAAGCAAACCTCCACCGGAACCAAAGCCGGCAATTAAACCCGAGCCCGAACTCGAGCGCGCGGAGATCAAACACGAAAAGCCGAAGCCCCAAATCAAAGTCGAAACAAAGATCATCAGGCGGCCGACGGACAAGGCACCTGATAAAACTCCGAAGAAATCGGAGGAAGAAGATGCGAAGGCCCAGGCGCGGGCAGAAGCTGAAGCGCGGCGTCGCACGGCACAGCAGATTCTCGCCAAACTGAACGGGGCGTCCGAACGATTGGAGAGCCTTTCCTCCTCCACCAAGATTGAGCCGCTGGGACCTGGCGGTGAGGCGTTTGCCAACTATGGCCAGGCCGTCAGAAGCATTTACGAGCGGAGATGGCTTAAGCCACCAGCCCAGATTGAAGAGACGGCTGTTGTCAAAACGACAATCCTGATCGCCCGGAATGGCAGGGTTCTCTCGGCCAGAGTCACCGGCCCGTCCGGAAATCCGGCCGTGGACAAATCAGTACGGAAAGTGTTGGATGAGGTGACGCTGCTGCCGCCGTTCCCGGAGGGAAGCACAGACCAGACCCGTACGTTTGACATCGACTTTGAACTTAAACCCAATCGCATGGCTGGATGAAACACATGACTGCACTTCGCAACACGCTGCTCGTTCTGCTGACAATCGCTTTCGCTGGCAGGGCCGCCGCTGCCGAAAAGTTGGTGGTCAGCGGTGTGGCTGACCCCTCGCAACTCGTTCCCGTTTCGATCGAAGGTTATTCCGGTGAAGCGCTGTCCGTGTTGCGGTTCGATCTGGAAGTTGCCGGCTGCAAAATCACCGGCGCCGAGGAGGCGGTGCTTCGGATTTCGGGAAACAACGGTCCAAACCTGGTGGGCCGGGTGACGGACCGAAACCGGGCCTCGCTGCTGGCCAAGGAATACACCGGCGGGTCACTGCGGCTGCAGGCACACACTTTTGCCGATGACATCGTGGCGCTCCTGGGGAGACAAGGGATTGCCCGGACGAAGATTGCGTTCAAAGCGGAGCAAGGGCAGAACAGCGAAATCTGCGTCGCGGATTATGATGGGCACAATGCCATCCTGGTCACGCAGGACCACACCATCACGCGCGATCCGACCTGGGTACCCGGTCGGCGGGTCCTCTACTACACTTCGTACAAAGCCGGCAACCCGGACGTCTATGTGCATGACCTGCAGAGCGGCACCCGGCGCGCGTTTGCCCGTTATCCCGGCATGAACGCGGGCGCGGTCGCTTCGCCGGACGGCCGGCGTGTGGCGCTGGTGTTGAGCAAGGGCGGCAGCCCGGACATTTATGTGTGCGACGCTGACGGCGGCAACCTGAGGCAATTGACCCGGACACGGGAGGACGAATCTTCGCCGTGCTGGTCGCCGGACGGCAGGACGATTTGTTTCAACTCCAAATCCGGCGGTCGGGCGGCGTTGTATTTAATTTCGGCAGAGGGCGGTTCGATGCGTCGTCTGCGGACCGATGGTGCCATCAATTGCACGGAGCCGGATTGGTCACCAGACGGGAAGACGATTGTTTTTACCGCCAACATGGGCGGTTTCCAGATTTGCACGGTACCAGCCGGTGGAGGATCAGTGACATCATTGGTCGCCGGAGAAGATCCCTCGTGGGCGTCCAATTCGCGCACGGTGATCTTTACGCGGAACCGTGTGAAAGGCAGAGGAGTAGTCTCTTTGCTTGACGTGCCCACCAAACAAACTAAGGATATTCAACAAACTTCAGGAAGCTGTTCCCAGCCCTGTTGGGCCAGATGAAGCGTTCCTGCCAAACACCACCATGAAACACGCTAAATTTTTAAACCTCTTTGTCGCAACGCTGGTTTTGTCATTGGGCATCACGGGCTGCAAACACAAGCCAAAGGACACGACCCCAATTCTAGGTCGGACCGGACAGGTTGGCGACGGCTCAAAGCCATTTCCGAGTGAAGCAGGGACCGGGACAAAAATTGACGACGCTCAAAGCGTCAAACCGATCGACACAACCGCGGGCGGCATCGGACAGAATGTGCGTTTTGATCCCGGGTCGATGAACCAAGACCCCGGCCGTTTTGCCGCCAACACGGTTTATTTTGATTTCGACCGCGCGACGATCAAGCCGAGCGAGACAAGCAAGATCGATGACGTGGTCAAATACCTGCAAGGGAACCCCACGCACGCGATGCAGATCGAAGGCCATTGCGATGAGCGCGGGACCGAGCAATACAACCTCTCCCTTGGTGAACGCCGCGCGCTCGCGGTTCGCGAGTATCTGGTCACTGCCGGCATCCAGCCCGATCGTGTTTTCACCATCAGCTATGGCGAAGCGCGTCCGGCAGAGTCAGGCCACAACGAAGCGGCCTGGTCGAAGAACCGGCGCGGCGCGTTCGTGTTGCTGACGCCCAAGTAAACGCTCATCCGTGCTTGCACCTGTGGCCCGCCCTTTTCAGCGGGTGGCGGCATCCCTTTTGCCGCTTTACTATTCAATTTCGGTGGCTTAGGTTCGTGCCAGTAAAGGCAATTTTATGAACATAATGTTAGCTCTGTTTGATTTGGGCGGTGGTCAGATCGTTCTGATCCTCCTGCTCGTGCTGATTTTCTTTGGGGCCAGAAAACTGCCGGAACTGGCCAAGGGGTTGGGGCAGGGCATCAAGGAATTCAAGAAAGCGACGCGCGAAGTGAGCGACGAGATACAGCATTCGATGGATGACCATGGCAATGCCGCGCCTCCGCCGAAGCGGGCCGATCTCGAGCAAAAGAAAATTTCCGAACCGGGCGAAGCAGACAAGGTTTCCGCAGTGCCTCAATCGGCCGAACACAAGTCTTGAGAATATTTCGCTCGCGGCTTTGTCATGGCGATTGAGAGTGAAGAGCCGCAGTCTGCGGTCGAGGAATCAGAGCACGGGGGAGGTCCGGTCAAGTCGTTCC from Candidatus Angelobacter sp. harbors:
- a CDS encoding energy transducer TonB, whose translation is MNRLQKKCLMGSVALHALLCVILIVGPAFLSSKQKEFNLPILEVVPDKLTDASTYGGGNPNAKPPPASQIQPAPLPAPKPPEPEVKQPKSESKPPPEPKPAIKPEPELERAEIKHEKPKPQIKVETKIIRRPTDKAPDKTPKKSEEEDAKAQARAEAEARRRTAQQILAKLNGASERLESLSSSTKIEPLGPGGEAFANYGQAVRSIYERRWLKPPAQIEETAVVKTTILIARNGRVLSARVTGPSGNPAVDKSVRKVLDEVTLLPPFPEGSTDQTRTFDIDFELKPNRMAG
- a CDS encoding biopolymer transporter ExbD translates to MRRFSQRNSLVTLSDINITPLLDLAFVLLIIFVITTPLLEQSLELKLPKGGRPDRPVNERDFHTIEVGPRGIYVFDGRQMALAQVERALVADARSNPNLVLRIRADRATPFDLVFQVTDMCANNGIKVSFRSEARDNRR
- a CDS encoding OmpA family protein, whose product is MKHAKFLNLFVATLVLSLGITGCKHKPKDTTPILGRTGQVGDGSKPFPSEAGTGTKIDDAQSVKPIDTTAGGIGQNVRFDPGSMNQDPGRFAANTVYFDFDRATIKPSETSKIDDVVKYLQGNPTHAMQIEGHCDERGTEQYNLSLGERRALAVREYLVTAGIQPDRVFTISYGEARPAESGHNEAAWSKNRRGAFVLLTPK
- a CDS encoding biopolymer transporter Tol; its protein translation is MTALRNTLLVLLTIAFAGRAAAAEKLVVSGVADPSQLVPVSIEGYSGEALSVLRFDLEVAGCKITGAEEAVLRISGNNGPNLVGRVTDRNRASLLAKEYTGGSLRLQAHTFADDIVALLGRQGIARTKIAFKAEQGQNSEICVADYDGHNAILVTQDHTITRDPTWVPGRRVLYYTSYKAGNPDVYVHDLQSGTRRAFARYPGMNAGAVASPDGRRVALVLSKGGSPDIYVCDADGGNLRQLTRTREDESSPCWSPDGRTICFNSKSGGRAALYLISAEGGSMRRLRTDGAINCTEPDWSPDGKTIVFTANMGGFQICTVPAGGGSVTSLVAGEDPSWASNSRTVIFTRNRVKGRGVVSLLDVPTKQTKDIQQTSGSCSQPCWAR
- the tatA gene encoding twin-arginine translocase TatA/TatE family subunit; protein product: MNIMLALFDLGGGQIVLILLLVLIFFGARKLPELAKGLGQGIKEFKKATREVSDEIQHSMDDHGNAAPPPKRADLEQKKISEPGEADKVSAVPQSAEHKS